The following is a genomic window from Niabella soli DSM 19437.
CCGGTGCAAAAGTTTGCGGGCCGAATGTTTTTTATAATTGCACGGCATCTGTTACCCATGCAGATATTGGCCCTCACCATCGCTGGGCGATGGGGACTTTATATGACAATATTGTTACAGATGGTGAAATCAATATCCAGGACCGCGGCAATTGGGGCAGCGGGCACGGATGGTCGGGCGTTAACCAGATCCTTTGGAATTGCACCGCAAAAAAAGCCACTGTACAAAATCCCTGGGTATCCGGTAAAAATTATTGTATCGGGCTTAAAGGGCAAAAAGCAGCCGGAAGACTGGCGGGCAGACCTGAGGGTGTGTGGGAAGGTCAAAACCAGGTTGGGTTGGAACTAAAGTCCTTATACGCAGCGCAGCTCAAAGCAAGAAAAGACCTATAAGGTTTTAAAAACCTTATAGGTCTTTACGCCTAGCGCAGCAATGCTGTCGCGCACCACAACAACGGCGCCTGTCCGTGCAAATCACCGGTATTACGTTTACGGTCCAGATAATATTGATGATCATTTTTCTTGTTGGTACCTTCGCACACATCCGTAATATCATTATCGGAATTGATATATCTGATCAAAGAAAGCCATGCTTTACGTGCTGCGGGTGCATACACTTTCTTGTCCAGCCAGCCCTCTTTTACACCCGTTATAAACGCACAGGTAAACATTCCCGTAGCTGAAGTTTCCTTCCATGAAGCCGGGTCATCAATGAGCTGACGCCACATCCCATCTTCCGCCTGGTATTTCAATAAGGTGGCCATCATTTTTTTATAGCCCGTCATGATCCGTTCCCGGTTCGGGTTGTTCTTTGGCAATGAACGTAGCAATTCGCTCATCCCTACTGCCATCCAACCATCGCCCCTGCCCCAGAAGTAGGGCACATCCGGCGCATGATAAAACAAACCGTTGGGCTGCTGCAGCGAATCGAGATAAAAAACCATTTCTTTAGCGGCTCGGTTAATATATTTCTGATCGCCGGTTGCACGGTAGGCCTGCGCCTGAACCGCCGTGATCATGAACATATCATCAATCCACAAACGCGTTTGCCAGGTAAGCCCTTTGTCATAAAAGCGATGCGATTCAGCCGTTACACGCTTTCCTTCGGGCGGACCCCATTGTTTATCAGCCATTGTTTTCCCTATTTTCAGGTAACGCGGGTCTTTTGTTTGCATATATAATTCTAAAGGCACCGCGCCAAATACGGTATAGTCCACGTGATCCGGTACGGGGATTAGCGTGTCCTGGCTGCCCAATAACGGTTCAAAACGTTCGGCTAATTGTTTCGTCAGCATTTTGTTTCCCGTCTGTTTTGCAAAGATCAAGGCGCCATACCAGGCGCAGGTTTCAGGGTAAATGATCACTTTCGGCGGCCGCGCGGTGTTAAACCCAGCATGCGGCGAGGCCACAAACCGGGCGGCGATCCGGTCACCGATCTCTTTTGGAGAGGTGCCCTGTGGCCAGCTTTTAAATTCATCAATTTTTGAAGATTGTGCATAAACCGTTGCGCTTCCAGATAGAACAGAAACAGCGGTTGCGAGCAAGAGGTGAACTGTTTTCATATATTTATTTTAGAACTGTTTTTATTTTTTGTTAAGGGTTGCACCCGGCCAGTTGTCCGTGCGGAAGGGAGAAGCCGGCAACCCGGCCTTATTATACAAACCGGGATGAGGGAAATTGGCCCAGCCAAAACGCACGGCCACAGGCGTTTTCACGCCATCGTTCCATACTACCACGGTATTCCCTTCGATACGCGCTTCTGCGGGAACAAATTGCTGATCGTTACCGGCAATAGCGAAGCGCGTAAGTCCTTCTTTTCCCGTTTCCAATCCATCACTTGCAAATGAAAAGTAAATTTTGACCTTATTTCCTTCGCGCTTCATCGATTGATACAACGGGCCCGAATACGCTACCTGTTTCCCGTAATCCTTTGCCAGCGCCCATAAGGCCAATCGTTGCCCAACTATTTCTTTATTGCGCGGGTGAATATTCAGCGAATCCCCGGCATCGGTAATTACAGCCATGCCTGTTTTGGGAACCTTTTGACAGGTGAACAACTGCGCTTCCCGTATCTCGGGATTTTGT
Proteins encoded in this region:
- a CDS encoding glycoside hydrolase family 88/105 protein; this translates as MKTVHLLLATAVSVLSGSATVYAQSSKIDEFKSWPQGTSPKEIGDRIAARFVASPHAGFNTARPPKVIIYPETCAWYGALIFAKQTGNKMLTKQLAERFEPLLGSQDTLIPVPDHVDYTVFGAVPLELYMQTKDPRYLKIGKTMADKQWGPPEGKRVTAESHRFYDKGLTWQTRLWIDDMFMITAVQAQAYRATGDQKYINRAAKEMVFYLDSLQQPNGLFYHAPDVPYFWGRGDGWMAVGMSELLRSLPKNNPNRERIMTGYKKMMATLLKYQAEDGMWRQLIDDPASWKETSATGMFTCAFITGVKEGWLDKKVYAPAARKAWLSLIRYINSDNDITDVCEGTNKKNDHQYYLDRKRNTGDLHGQAPLLWCATALLR